In a single window of the Elaeis guineensis isolate ETL-2024a chromosome 8, EG11, whole genome shotgun sequence genome:
- the LOC105049918 gene encoding KH domain-containing protein At4g26480 isoform X7, translating to MSSGRYMAYSPSPSTAPHSPHITGIRSATNAIAEQEKYLSELLAERHKLSPFMPVLPHSYRLLNQESFYIIYCSFLLDQNIRCNMQSLGLLQPSSAHSWLGSQCSSSNLIVKKTIRVDIPVDKYPTYNFVGRLLGPRGNSLKRVEASTECRILIRGRGSIKDPAQEEMMRGKPGYEHLNEPLHILVEAELPVDIVDARLMQIREILEDLLKPVDESQDFFKKQQLRELALLNGTLREEGSHLSGSGSPFRNSLSMKRAKTRG from the exons ATGTCTTCCGGCAGATACATGGCTTACTCCCCTTCTCCTTCCACTGCCCCCCACTCCCCTCACATCACCGGCATCCGCTCTGCCACTAACGCCATCGCCGAGCAGGAGAA GTATCTGTCGGAGTTGCTGGCAGAGCGTCACAAGCTGAGCCCTTTCATGCCTGTGCTTCCACACAGTTATCGGCTGCTGAACCAGG aatcattttatattatatattgtaGCTTTTTGCTTGATCAGAACATCAGATGTAACATGCAGAGTTTGGGATTGTTGCAGCCTTCATCAGCACATAGTTGGCTTGGGTCTCAATGTAGCTCATCAAATCTCATTGTCAAGAAAACAATCAGGGTCGATATACCTGTGGACAAATACCCTACT TATAACTTTGTTGGGCGTCTACTTGGTCCTAGAGGGAACTCTCTTAAACGAGTGGAGGCAAGTACTGAGTGTCGTATTCTGATAAGAGGACGTGGTAGCATTAAAGATCCTGCTCAG GAGGAGATGATGAGAGGAAAACCAGGGTATGAACATTTAAACGAACCCCTTCACATATTGGTGGAGGCAGAGCTGCCTGTTGACATTGTTGATGCTCGTCTTATGCAAATCCGTGAGATCCTTGAAGATCTGCTCAAGCCTGTG gaTGAATCACAGGATTTCTTCAAGAAGCAGCAGCTCCGAGAGCTTGCGTTGCTTAATGGCACTCTCCGTGAGGAAGGGTCACACTTGTCTGGTTCAGGATCCCCCTTTCGCAATAGCCTTAGTATGAAGAGAGCCAAGACAAGGGGTTAG
- the LOC105049918 gene encoding KH domain-containing protein At5g56140 isoform X2, which produces MSSGRYMAYSPSPSTAPHSPHITGIRSATNAIAEQEKYLSELLAERHKLSPFMPVLPHSYRLLNQEILRITILLGNASLLDQSGLEHGSPLTTGGLLSNGGAADMNGWASAFQSENIRCNMQSLGLLQPSSAHSWLGSQCSSSNLIVKKTIRVDIPVDKYPTYNFVGRLLGPRGNSLKRVEASTECRILIRGRGSIKDPAQEEMMRGKPGYEHLNEPLHILVEAELPVDIVDARLMQIREILEDLLKPVDESQDFFKKQQLRELALLNGTLREEGSHLSGSGSPFRNSLSMKRAKTRG; this is translated from the exons ATGTCTTCCGGCAGATACATGGCTTACTCCCCTTCTCCTTCCACTGCCCCCCACTCCCCTCACATCACCGGCATCCGCTCTGCCACTAACGCCATCGCCGAGCAGGAGAA GTATCTGTCGGAGTTGCTGGCAGAGCGTCACAAGCTGAGCCCTTTCATGCCTGTGCTTCCACACAGTTATCGGCTGCTGAACCAGG AAATTTTGCGTATTACCATACTGTTGGGGAATGCATCTCTTTTAGATCAAAGTGGGCTTGAACATGGTAGCCCTCTGACCACTGGAGGATTACTTTCAAATGGAGGAGCAGCTGATATGAATGGGTGGGCATCAGCATTTCAATCAGAA AACATCAGATGTAACATGCAGAGTTTGGGATTGTTGCAGCCTTCATCAGCACATAGTTGGCTTGGGTCTCAATGTAGCTCATCAAATCTCATTGTCAAGAAAACAATCAGGGTCGATATACCTGTGGACAAATACCCTACT TATAACTTTGTTGGGCGTCTACTTGGTCCTAGAGGGAACTCTCTTAAACGAGTGGAGGCAAGTACTGAGTGTCGTATTCTGATAAGAGGACGTGGTAGCATTAAAGATCCTGCTCAG GAGGAGATGATGAGAGGAAAACCAGGGTATGAACATTTAAACGAACCCCTTCACATATTGGTGGAGGCAGAGCTGCCTGTTGACATTGTTGATGCTCGTCTTATGCAAATCCGTGAGATCCTTGAAGATCTGCTCAAGCCTGTG gaTGAATCACAGGATTTCTTCAAGAAGCAGCAGCTCCGAGAGCTTGCGTTGCTTAATGGCACTCTCCGTGAGGAAGGGTCACACTTGTCTGGTTCAGGATCCCCCTTTCGCAATAGCCTTAGTATGAAGAGAGCCAAGACAAGGGGTTAG
- the LOC105049918 gene encoding KH domain-containing protein At5g56140 isoform X1, which yields MSSGRYMAYSPSPSTAPHSPHITGIRSATNAIAEQEKYLSELLAERHKLSPFMPVLPHSYRLLNQAEILRITILLGNASLLDQSGLEHGSPLTTGGLLSNGGAADMNGWASAFQSENIRCNMQSLGLLQPSSAHSWLGSQCSSSNLIVKKTIRVDIPVDKYPTYNFVGRLLGPRGNSLKRVEASTECRILIRGRGSIKDPAQEEMMRGKPGYEHLNEPLHILVEAELPVDIVDARLMQIREILEDLLKPVDESQDFFKKQQLRELALLNGTLREEGSHLSGSGSPFRNSLSMKRAKTRG from the exons ATGTCTTCCGGCAGATACATGGCTTACTCCCCTTCTCCTTCCACTGCCCCCCACTCCCCTCACATCACCGGCATCCGCTCTGCCACTAACGCCATCGCCGAGCAGGAGAA GTATCTGTCGGAGTTGCTGGCAGAGCGTCACAAGCTGAGCCCTTTCATGCCTGTGCTTCCACACAGTTATCGGCTGCTGAACCAGG CAGAAATTTTGCGTATTACCATACTGTTGGGGAATGCATCTCTTTTAGATCAAAGTGGGCTTGAACATGGTAGCCCTCTGACCACTGGAGGATTACTTTCAAATGGAGGAGCAGCTGATATGAATGGGTGGGCATCAGCATTTCAATCAGAA AACATCAGATGTAACATGCAGAGTTTGGGATTGTTGCAGCCTTCATCAGCACATAGTTGGCTTGGGTCTCAATGTAGCTCATCAAATCTCATTGTCAAGAAAACAATCAGGGTCGATATACCTGTGGACAAATACCCTACT TATAACTTTGTTGGGCGTCTACTTGGTCCTAGAGGGAACTCTCTTAAACGAGTGGAGGCAAGTACTGAGTGTCGTATTCTGATAAGAGGACGTGGTAGCATTAAAGATCCTGCTCAG GAGGAGATGATGAGAGGAAAACCAGGGTATGAACATTTAAACGAACCCCTTCACATATTGGTGGAGGCAGAGCTGCCTGTTGACATTGTTGATGCTCGTCTTATGCAAATCCGTGAGATCCTTGAAGATCTGCTCAAGCCTGTG gaTGAATCACAGGATTTCTTCAAGAAGCAGCAGCTCCGAGAGCTTGCGTTGCTTAATGGCACTCTCCGTGAGGAAGGGTCACACTTGTCTGGTTCAGGATCCCCCTTTCGCAATAGCCTTAGTATGAAGAGAGCCAAGACAAGGGGTTAG
- the LOC105049918 gene encoding KH domain-containing protein At5g56140 isoform X4, translating to MSSGRYMAYSPSPSTAPHSPHITGIRSATNAIAEQEKYLSELLAERHKLSPFMPVLPHSYRLLNQEILRITILLGNASLLDQSGLEHGSPLTTGGLLSNGGAADMNGWASAFQSESLGLLQPSSAHSWLGSQCSSSNLIVKKTIRVDIPVDKYPTYNFVGRLLGPRGNSLKRVEASTECRILIRGRGSIKDPAQEEMMRGKPGYEHLNEPLHILVEAELPVDIVDARLMQIREILEDLLKPVDESQDFFKKQQLRELALLNGTLREEGSHLSGSGSPFRNSLSMKRAKTRG from the exons ATGTCTTCCGGCAGATACATGGCTTACTCCCCTTCTCCTTCCACTGCCCCCCACTCCCCTCACATCACCGGCATCCGCTCTGCCACTAACGCCATCGCCGAGCAGGAGAA GTATCTGTCGGAGTTGCTGGCAGAGCGTCACAAGCTGAGCCCTTTCATGCCTGTGCTTCCACACAGTTATCGGCTGCTGAACCAGG AAATTTTGCGTATTACCATACTGTTGGGGAATGCATCTCTTTTAGATCAAAGTGGGCTTGAACATGGTAGCCCTCTGACCACTGGAGGATTACTTTCAAATGGAGGAGCAGCTGATATGAATGGGTGGGCATCAGCATTTCAATCAGAA AGTTTGGGATTGTTGCAGCCTTCATCAGCACATAGTTGGCTTGGGTCTCAATGTAGCTCATCAAATCTCATTGTCAAGAAAACAATCAGGGTCGATATACCTGTGGACAAATACCCTACT TATAACTTTGTTGGGCGTCTACTTGGTCCTAGAGGGAACTCTCTTAAACGAGTGGAGGCAAGTACTGAGTGTCGTATTCTGATAAGAGGACGTGGTAGCATTAAAGATCCTGCTCAG GAGGAGATGATGAGAGGAAAACCAGGGTATGAACATTTAAACGAACCCCTTCACATATTGGTGGAGGCAGAGCTGCCTGTTGACATTGTTGATGCTCGTCTTATGCAAATCCGTGAGATCCTTGAAGATCTGCTCAAGCCTGTG gaTGAATCACAGGATTTCTTCAAGAAGCAGCAGCTCCGAGAGCTTGCGTTGCTTAATGGCACTCTCCGTGAGGAAGGGTCACACTTGTCTGGTTCAGGATCCCCCTTTCGCAATAGCCTTAGTATGAAGAGAGCCAAGACAAGGGGTTAG
- the LOC105049918 gene encoding KH domain-containing protein At5g56140 isoform X6, which translates to MSSGRYMAYSPSPSTAPHSPHITGIRSATNAIAEQEKYLSELLAERHKLSPFMPVLPHSYRLLNQEILRITILLGNASLLDQSGLEHGSPLTTGGLLSNGGAADMNGWASAFQSEPSSAHSWLGSQCSSSNLIVKKTIRVDIPVDKYPTYNFVGRLLGPRGNSLKRVEASTECRILIRGRGSIKDPAQEEMMRGKPGYEHLNEPLHILVEAELPVDIVDARLMQIREILEDLLKPVDESQDFFKKQQLRELALLNGTLREEGSHLSGSGSPFRNSLSMKRAKTRG; encoded by the exons ATGTCTTCCGGCAGATACATGGCTTACTCCCCTTCTCCTTCCACTGCCCCCCACTCCCCTCACATCACCGGCATCCGCTCTGCCACTAACGCCATCGCCGAGCAGGAGAA GTATCTGTCGGAGTTGCTGGCAGAGCGTCACAAGCTGAGCCCTTTCATGCCTGTGCTTCCACACAGTTATCGGCTGCTGAACCAGG AAATTTTGCGTATTACCATACTGTTGGGGAATGCATCTCTTTTAGATCAAAGTGGGCTTGAACATGGTAGCCCTCTGACCACTGGAGGATTACTTTCAAATGGAGGAGCAGCTGATATGAATGGGTGGGCATCAGCATTTCAATCAGAA CCTTCATCAGCACATAGTTGGCTTGGGTCTCAATGTAGCTCATCAAATCTCATTGTCAAGAAAACAATCAGGGTCGATATACCTGTGGACAAATACCCTACT TATAACTTTGTTGGGCGTCTACTTGGTCCTAGAGGGAACTCTCTTAAACGAGTGGAGGCAAGTACTGAGTGTCGTATTCTGATAAGAGGACGTGGTAGCATTAAAGATCCTGCTCAG GAGGAGATGATGAGAGGAAAACCAGGGTATGAACATTTAAACGAACCCCTTCACATATTGGTGGAGGCAGAGCTGCCTGTTGACATTGTTGATGCTCGTCTTATGCAAATCCGTGAGATCCTTGAAGATCTGCTCAAGCCTGTG gaTGAATCACAGGATTTCTTCAAGAAGCAGCAGCTCCGAGAGCTTGCGTTGCTTAATGGCACTCTCCGTGAGGAAGGGTCACACTTGTCTGGTTCAGGATCCCCCTTTCGCAATAGCCTTAGTATGAAGAGAGCCAAGACAAGGGGTTAG
- the LOC105049918 gene encoding KH domain-containing protein At5g56140 isoform X3: MSSGRYMAYSPSPSTAPHSPHITGIRSATNAIAEQEKYLSELLAERHKLSPFMPVLPHSYRLLNQAEILRITILLGNASLLDQSGLEHGSPLTTGGLLSNGGAADMNGWASAFQSESLGLLQPSSAHSWLGSQCSSSNLIVKKTIRVDIPVDKYPTYNFVGRLLGPRGNSLKRVEASTECRILIRGRGSIKDPAQEEMMRGKPGYEHLNEPLHILVEAELPVDIVDARLMQIREILEDLLKPVDESQDFFKKQQLRELALLNGTLREEGSHLSGSGSPFRNSLSMKRAKTRG, encoded by the exons ATGTCTTCCGGCAGATACATGGCTTACTCCCCTTCTCCTTCCACTGCCCCCCACTCCCCTCACATCACCGGCATCCGCTCTGCCACTAACGCCATCGCCGAGCAGGAGAA GTATCTGTCGGAGTTGCTGGCAGAGCGTCACAAGCTGAGCCCTTTCATGCCTGTGCTTCCACACAGTTATCGGCTGCTGAACCAGG CAGAAATTTTGCGTATTACCATACTGTTGGGGAATGCATCTCTTTTAGATCAAAGTGGGCTTGAACATGGTAGCCCTCTGACCACTGGAGGATTACTTTCAAATGGAGGAGCAGCTGATATGAATGGGTGGGCATCAGCATTTCAATCAGAA AGTTTGGGATTGTTGCAGCCTTCATCAGCACATAGTTGGCTTGGGTCTCAATGTAGCTCATCAAATCTCATTGTCAAGAAAACAATCAGGGTCGATATACCTGTGGACAAATACCCTACT TATAACTTTGTTGGGCGTCTACTTGGTCCTAGAGGGAACTCTCTTAAACGAGTGGAGGCAAGTACTGAGTGTCGTATTCTGATAAGAGGACGTGGTAGCATTAAAGATCCTGCTCAG GAGGAGATGATGAGAGGAAAACCAGGGTATGAACATTTAAACGAACCCCTTCACATATTGGTGGAGGCAGAGCTGCCTGTTGACATTGTTGATGCTCGTCTTATGCAAATCCGTGAGATCCTTGAAGATCTGCTCAAGCCTGTG gaTGAATCACAGGATTTCTTCAAGAAGCAGCAGCTCCGAGAGCTTGCGTTGCTTAATGGCACTCTCCGTGAGGAAGGGTCACACTTGTCTGGTTCAGGATCCCCCTTTCGCAATAGCCTTAGTATGAAGAGAGCCAAGACAAGGGGTTAG
- the LOC105049918 gene encoding KH domain-containing protein At5g56140 isoform X5, translating into MSSGRYMAYSPSPSTAPHSPHITGIRSATNAIAEQEKYLSELLAERHKLSPFMPVLPHSYRLLNQAEILRITILLGNASLLDQSGLEHGSPLTTGGLLSNGGAADMNGWASAFQSEPSSAHSWLGSQCSSSNLIVKKTIRVDIPVDKYPTYNFVGRLLGPRGNSLKRVEASTECRILIRGRGSIKDPAQEEMMRGKPGYEHLNEPLHILVEAELPVDIVDARLMQIREILEDLLKPVDESQDFFKKQQLRELALLNGTLREEGSHLSGSGSPFRNSLSMKRAKTRG; encoded by the exons ATGTCTTCCGGCAGATACATGGCTTACTCCCCTTCTCCTTCCACTGCCCCCCACTCCCCTCACATCACCGGCATCCGCTCTGCCACTAACGCCATCGCCGAGCAGGAGAA GTATCTGTCGGAGTTGCTGGCAGAGCGTCACAAGCTGAGCCCTTTCATGCCTGTGCTTCCACACAGTTATCGGCTGCTGAACCAGG CAGAAATTTTGCGTATTACCATACTGTTGGGGAATGCATCTCTTTTAGATCAAAGTGGGCTTGAACATGGTAGCCCTCTGACCACTGGAGGATTACTTTCAAATGGAGGAGCAGCTGATATGAATGGGTGGGCATCAGCATTTCAATCAGAA CCTTCATCAGCACATAGTTGGCTTGGGTCTCAATGTAGCTCATCAAATCTCATTGTCAAGAAAACAATCAGGGTCGATATACCTGTGGACAAATACCCTACT TATAACTTTGTTGGGCGTCTACTTGGTCCTAGAGGGAACTCTCTTAAACGAGTGGAGGCAAGTACTGAGTGTCGTATTCTGATAAGAGGACGTGGTAGCATTAAAGATCCTGCTCAG GAGGAGATGATGAGAGGAAAACCAGGGTATGAACATTTAAACGAACCCCTTCACATATTGGTGGAGGCAGAGCTGCCTGTTGACATTGTTGATGCTCGTCTTATGCAAATCCGTGAGATCCTTGAAGATCTGCTCAAGCCTGTG gaTGAATCACAGGATTTCTTCAAGAAGCAGCAGCTCCGAGAGCTTGCGTTGCTTAATGGCACTCTCCGTGAGGAAGGGTCACACTTGTCTGGTTCAGGATCCCCCTTTCGCAATAGCCTTAGTATGAAGAGAGCCAAGACAAGGGGTTAG